The Kogia breviceps isolate mKogBre1 chromosome 4, mKogBre1 haplotype 1, whole genome shotgun sequence genome window below encodes:
- the LOC131756063 gene encoding RRP15-like protein — translation MAAAVRESRVSAGKKLKNSLKKKGKMKMVSPAAASELEDKDKDAADNEGSIGSCGSEKDHFSSGEEAVEADSEGEAEPCDNGSENAIEASVGTNVGWADAMAKILNKKTPKSKPTILVKNKELAKEKEKLKQERLEKRKQLDKKREWEMMCRVKPDVVKDKETERNLQRIATRGVVQLFNAVQKHQKNVDEKVKEAGGSIRKRAKLLSTVSKKDFISVLRGMDGSTNEQSLTGKNSKAKQTEAKSEEGPGWSILRDNFMMGASMKDWDKESDGPDDNRQGSGSDSDI, via the coding sequence ATGGCCGCGGCCGTTCGAGAGTCACGTGTGAGTGCCGGGAAAAAGCTGAAAAATTCTCTAAAGAAGAAGGGGAAGATGAAAATGGTATCCCCGGCTGCAGCATCGGAGCTGGAAGATAAGGACAAAGATGCTGCCGATAATGAAGGTTCCATCGGAAGCTGTGGATCGGAAAAGGATCACTTTTCCTCTGGTGAGGAAGCGGTAGAAGCTGACAGTGAGGGTGAAGCTGAGCCCTGTGACAATGGCAGTGAAAATGCTATAGAAGCTAGTGTTGGAACTAATGTGGGCTGGGCAGATGCCATGGCTAAAATCCTTAACAAGAAGACTCCTAAAAGTAAACCCACCATTCTGGTCAAAAACAAAGAGCtggcaaaggaaaaagagaagttaaaGCAAGAGagactggagaaaagaaaacagcttGATAAGAAGCGGGAATGGGAAATGATGTGCAGAGTAAAGCCAGATGTtgtcaaagacaaagaaacagagagaaatctTCAGAGAATTGCAACGAGGGGTGTGGTGCAGTTATTTAATGCTGTTCAAAAGCATCAAAAGAACGTTGATGAAAAGGTTAAAGAAGCTGGAGGCTCTATTAGAAAGCGTGCTAAGCTGCTATCAACTGTTTCCAAGAAAGATTTCATCAGTGTTCTCAGAGGGATGGATGGAAGCACAAACGAGCAAAGTTTGACCGGGAAGAACTCTAAAGCCAAACAGACTGAAGCAAAGTCAGAAGAGGGCCCAGGATGGTCTATCCTACGTGATAATTTCATGATGGGAGCATCCATGAAAGACTGGGACAAAGAAAGTGATGGACCAGATGACAACAGACAGGGGTCTGGAAGTGACTCTGACATATAA